One genomic window of Polyangium aurulentum includes the following:
- a CDS encoding efflux RND transporter periplasmic adaptor subunit yields MRFHQFVVPVGFALLAASTPACKKPSAEKPKPAAEAQAPAQILAVRFAKIEERKLAPTLEASGTLDADETSEVASPGSGIVTKVEIDVGTRVKKGDILVQLDSRDPALRAQAADASAAQALAKLGVKAGEKFDPQKVAEVRAAKEGMDLAVDEAERTKKLYESGAVAQATWDQARTRAEQARAQYESALNGAQQGWAGLAAAQSQANLARKAVADMVIRAPFDGAVSEKRISVGEFASMGRVVAVVVRDKPLRLRIDIPEADAGKITEGKEVSLSVSAHPGRVFKGVVKLVGASVKAQSRTLPVEAVVANDDGLLKPGFFARAYIELGSTETNVMLVPRAAIGTSGSASRVFVRAGNRVVERIVTIGREVDGLVEIRGSMSPNEEVAIERVDQLQDGAEVNATATQAGTR; encoded by the coding sequence ATGAGGTTTCATCAGTTCGTAGTGCCCGTCGGGTTCGCGCTCCTCGCGGCCTCCACCCCGGCTTGCAAGAAGCCAAGCGCCGAGAAGCCCAAGCCCGCGGCCGAGGCACAGGCCCCAGCGCAGATCCTCGCGGTCCGGTTCGCCAAGATCGAGGAGCGCAAGCTCGCGCCCACGCTCGAGGCGAGCGGCACCCTCGACGCGGACGAGACGAGCGAGGTTGCCTCCCCGGGCTCCGGCATCGTGACCAAGGTCGAGATCGACGTCGGCACGCGCGTGAAGAAGGGCGACATCCTCGTGCAGCTCGACAGCCGCGATCCGGCGCTGCGCGCGCAGGCCGCGGACGCGTCGGCCGCGCAGGCGCTCGCCAAGCTCGGCGTCAAGGCGGGCGAGAAGTTCGACCCGCAGAAGGTCGCCGAGGTGCGCGCCGCCAAGGAGGGCATGGACCTCGCCGTCGACGAGGCCGAGCGCACGAAGAAGCTCTACGAGAGCGGCGCCGTCGCGCAGGCGACCTGGGATCAGGCGCGGACGCGGGCCGAGCAGGCGCGCGCCCAGTACGAGTCCGCGCTGAATGGCGCGCAGCAGGGCTGGGCGGGCCTCGCGGCCGCGCAGTCGCAGGCGAACCTCGCGCGCAAGGCCGTGGCCGACATGGTCATCCGCGCGCCCTTCGACGGCGCGGTCTCCGAGAAGCGCATCTCCGTCGGCGAGTTCGCGAGCATGGGTCGCGTCGTCGCGGTGGTCGTGCGCGACAAGCCGCTGCGCCTGCGCATCGACATCCCCGAGGCCGACGCCGGCAAGATCACCGAGGGCAAGGAGGTGAGCCTGTCGGTGTCGGCTCACCCGGGCCGCGTCTTCAAGGGCGTGGTCAAGCTCGTCGGCGCGAGCGTGAAGGCCCAGTCGCGGACGCTCCCCGTCGAGGCCGTGGTGGCGAACGACGACGGCCTGCTCAAGCCCGGCTTCTTCGCGCGGGCCTACATCGAGCTCGGGAGCACCGAGACGAACGTGATGCTCGTCCCGCGCGCCGCCATCGGCACCTCGGGCAGCGCCTCGCGCGTCTTCGTGCGCGCGGGCAACCGCGTCGTCGAGCGCATCGTCACCATCGGGCGCGAGGTCGACGGGCTCGTCGAGATCCGCGGCAGCATGTCGCCGAACGAGGAGGTGGCGATCGAGCGTGTCGACCAGCTTCAGGACGGCGCCGAGGTCAACGCGACCGCGACCCAAGCTGGAACGAGGTAG